The following proteins are co-located in the Takifugu flavidus isolate HTHZ2018 chromosome 16, ASM371156v2, whole genome shotgun sequence genome:
- the LOC130540121 gene encoding lysozyme g, with the protein MPYGKIEDIKTSGASDVTAAQDGLKEGGWKSSHRMAEIDSNRMENYRTIINLAGRQCDVDPAVIAGIISRESRAGNQLINGWGDQGKAFGLMQIDVTPPPNGGGHTPVGTWDSLEHLIQATEILVEFIERIKTKFRRWNADQHLKGALAAYNKGEKNVESYKSVDAKTTGKDYSNDVVARAQWYKSNMGF; encoded by the exons ATGC CTTACGGAAagatagaggatataaaaactAGTGGGGCCTCAGATGTGACGGCTGCACAGGATGGATTAAAGGAAG GAGGCTGGAAGAGCTCACACAGAATGGCAGAGATTGACTCAAATAGAATGGAAAATTACAGGACCATTATCAACTTAGCCGGACGGCAGTGTGACGTAGATCCAGCTGTCATTGCTGGAATCATCTCCAGAGAGTCCAGGGCTGGAAATCAGCTGATTAATGGCTGGGGAGATCAGGGCAAAGCCTTTGGACTGATGCAG ATTGATGTGACTCCACCTCCAAATGGAGGCGGTCACACACCAGTTGGAACGTGGGACAGTTTGGAACACTTGATCCAAGCCACCGAAATCCTGGTTGAGTTTATCGAAAGGATCAAGACTAAATTTCGTCGTTGGAATGCAGACCAACACCTGAAAG GAGCTTTAGCTGCCTACAATAAGGGTGAGAAAAATGTCGAGTCTTATAAAAGTGTCGATGCCAAAACAACTGGGAAGGACTACTCCAATGATGTCGTTGCCAGAGCTCAGTGGTACAAAAGCAACATGGGGTTTTAA